Proteins encoded by one window of Rutidosis leptorrhynchoides isolate AG116_Rl617_1_P2 chromosome 7, CSIRO_AGI_Rlap_v1, whole genome shotgun sequence:
- the LOC139857165 gene encoding probable magnesium transporter NIPA6 translates to MSVKAISIAINLVLEDVARYQTWKFVMVAVTGIIAQFNYLNKALDTFNTAVVSPIYYAIFTSFTILCNAIMFEDRSCQSASKIIFVLRDCSFST, encoded by the exons ATGAGTGTAAAAGCAATAAGTATTGCCATTAACCTTGTATTAGAGGATGTGGCACGTTACCAAACATGGAAATTTGTAATGGTAGCGGTTACGGGTATAATCGCTCAATTCAATTACTTAAACAAG GCTTTGGATACATTCAACACCGCAGTTGTATCACCAATCTATTATGCGATTTTTACATCTTTCACAATTCTCTGTAATGCCATCATGTTTGAG GATAGGTCGTGTCAAAGTGCTAGCAAAATTATTTTCGTGCTACGCGACTGTTCTTTCAG CACTTAA